GGAACAGGACGGCGCGCGCGACTTCCATCTCGCCGCCCCATCGCTGGAGCGGTGTGGCGGCGGCGACGATGTCGATTTCCTCCGCGTCCATGTCCGGCGGCGCGACGATGGGGCCGGGGGCGATGGCGTTGACGAGGATGCCGGCCGGCGCGAGTTCGAGCGCCAGCGCTTCGGTGAGTGCCTTCACGCCCGCCTTCGCGACGTAGTACGCCACATAGCCCGTGTACGCGGGACGTCCGCTCGCGGGCAGCCAGTCGGTGAAGTGGACGACGTGCGCGGGCCGCTGGCGGCCAAGCAGCGGCAGCATCGCGTGCGTGACGTAGAAGGCCGACGACAGGTTCGCGTCGATGTCGGCCCGCCACGCCGCCTCGTCGATCGATTCGAGTTGTCTGGAGACGTACGTCGACGCCATGTTGACGAGGATGTCGAGCGCGCCCATCTCCGACGCAATCACGTCGGCGAGCCGCGCGCAGTCGTCGGGGCGACTCACGTCAGCCTGCACCACCAGCGCCCGCGCCCCGAGCGCTCGCACGCGCGACGCCGTCGCTTCCGCTTCCTGCCGTGACGAGCGGTACGACAGCACGACGTCGGCACCCGCACGGGCGAGCTCCTCGGCCACCACCTGACCGATACGTCGCCCTCCGGTGACGAGCGCCACTCTGTTTGTCAGCGACACCGCGAGGTCTCCATTCGCACGTCGGTTCTCCGCCGGATTCCAGCACCCACAATGGATGCTCCTACATCCTGTACAGCATCAGGTAGACCACCACGCCTGTCACCGAGACGTACATCCACAACGGCCATGTGATGCGTGCGATGCGCCTGTGGGCGTCGAACCTGCGCGAGAGCGCCCGCGAGACGGTGACGAGCACCAGCGGCACGATCGCCGTGGCGAGTATCACGTGAGAGATCAAGACCGAGAAGTAGACGACGCGAATCGGTCCCGTCCCGGTGAACGGTCGCGATCCCGCGTTGGCGTGGTAGATGACGTAGCTGACGAGAAAGAGCGCGGACATCGTCAGCGCGCCCACCATGCACGCGCGGTGCGCGTTCACCTGCTTGCGCTTCACGAAGACATAGCCGGCGAGCAGGAAGCACGTCGCCAGCGTATTGAGCGTTGCGTTCAGCGCAGGCAGATCGGAAACAGCCACGTCAGATCATGTATCACGGCCTGCGGCCGGGCACCGGTAGCCGGGCACCGGATGGAGCGCGAGCTGTAGGCCCTGTGCCGCCTGCGTCACGGCACCCGCGTGGCGATCATGAAGATCCAGATCAGAGGCAGATAGATCAGCGAGCCGAGGAACAGGCGTCGCGCGGTGGTGCGGTGGAGGTCGCGGGCGAACCGCGCGGCGAGCCACAGGAACGCCACGCCCAATACCAGTGCGACGGCGAAATACAGGGGGCCGGCCAGCCCGGTGAGCGCCGGCGCGAGGCTCACGGGAATCAGCGCCGCCGTGTACATCACCGTCTGCCGCGCCGTACTGCGACCCGTGGGCTCGACCACAGGCAGCACGGGGAAGCCCGCGCGTTCGTATTCCTCGCGCAACAGCCACGCCAGCGAGAGGAAGTGCGGCATCTGCCACAGGAACAGGATCGCGAAGAGCAGCCACGCCTCCCGGCTCACGGTGCCCGTCGCGGCGGCCCAGCCGATCACCGGCGGCAGCGCGCCTGGAATCGCGCCGACGACGGTGGCCAGCGAAGAGCGGCGCTTCATCGGCGTGTACCACACGACGTAGGAGACGAGGGTGGCGTAGGCGACGACGGCGCTCAGCAGGTTGACGCCGAACGCGAGTTGCGCGAGGCCGATCGTGCACAGCACCATGCCGAACACGAACGCGCGCCACGGTGTCACGCGGCCATCGGGGAGTGGACGAAGCCGCGTACGCGCCATCAGGGCGTCCACGTCGGGTTCGTACAACTGGTTGAAGACGCCCGACCCCCCGGCGACCAGTGCCGTACCGACCACTGTGTGGAACAGCACGGCGGGACTCACATGGCCGGCGACGCCGAGCCAGTAGCCCACGCCCGTCGAGAAGACGACGAGCAGGTTCAGCCGCGGCTTGGTGAGCTGGAGGTAGTCGGCGAACCGACTCGAGACGACGGGGTAGGCGATCGCTTCAGGTTGCATCGCTCTAGGGCGCTCCGGCCGGTGTCGATGCCGCGGCCGGCGCACCGGCGGCGCGCAGCTTCCGCATCACGCGATCCTCGATCCACTGCGCACTCCACCAGTCCACGGGTGTCACGAACTCGCCGTGCAGCACCGTGGTGAAGTGCAGGTGGTCGCCGCCCGCCAGGCCCGTCTGCCCGCTGCGTCCGAGCTCGGCGTTCATCTCGACGGCCTGTCCTTCCTGTACGCCGATCGAACTGAGGTGTGCATAGAGCGTCTGCAGGCCCATGCCGTGATCGACGATCACGCAGTTGCCATAAATCCCGAGATAACCGGCATACACCACCACGCCGCGGTTGGCAGCGAGGATCGGGGCGTGCTGCGTGGAGGCGAGGTCGAACCCGAGATGCGTCTGCCGATCCACGGACTTGCCCTGGTAGACGTACGTGCGGTCGTCGGCGAACCCGGCTTCGACCGCCGAGTTCATCATCTGACGGAACGGCCCGCGCCACAGAATCTCCTTCGCGGACTTCGTGACGCCGATCTGCCGGATCGTCTCGTTGTTCCGCCGGCGCAGCTCGCGATTGATCGCCAGGTAACTCGCGAGCAGATCGTTCGGATCGTCCACGCGCAGGTCCGGCGTGGCCTGCAGGATGGCCGGCACCACCTTCTGCAGGAACGCATCGTCGAGCGGAATCGTGCTCCTGCGGAACTGCTTGACGTTCACCCTGGAATCGAGACCCGCCTGACCGGTATTGCCCGCTTCGTCTCGTGCCCACAGCGCCACAGGCGTGTTCGGCGTCCGGTCGTACGTGAACGGGAAGAACGCCACGCGCAGGCCTGGCGCGGCGTTCGCGATGCCCGCGCCCGACGCGGGCAGGCCGGCATACTCCGTCTCGCCCACGCGCACGCCCGATTCGACGTCGGCGGGGTTCACCTGATAGACGACGACTTCCGCGCCGCCCTGGTTGATGAAGTGGAACTGCGAGAGCACCGAGAGCGTCGGCGGCGTGAGGCGCACCTGGACGTCCTTGCGCAGGGTGGACGCGACCTCGCGCAGCCCGAACAGCACGGGGCGCGTGGCCCGCACGACGATCGTCGCCGCGCCGCTCTGGAGCGCGGGTGCCGACTGTCTCCCGATCTCGCCCGTCACAGTGACCTTGTCGGCACCGGGCGTGAGCGCCAGCCCCTGCGGTGCGGCCAGCGTACCAATCGACTGCGCCTGTCCGTTCTGTTCGACGCTCACGTCCAGATCCGTGAGCGTGCCACCCGGCGAGAAGACGTCCACCTTCAACGGCGTCCTGACGCCGACGACAGCGGCGGGCGCGTCAACGGCGATCGTGGGACCTGCCGCACGACCCGCGAGGAACCACACGAGGGCCGCGGCAATCAGGACCCCCACGACGATCGACAGCAGCGTACGCATCTGCGCGATGGTAGCCGAATGGCGGGTTGACAGCCACGGGCGCTGCCCGTAGTCTTGAGAGTCTGTGTGCCCGGGCGGCGGTATCGTCTAGGGGTTAGGACACGTGGTTCTCAGCCACGGGACCGGGGTTCGAATCCCCGTACCGCTACCAACCATGGCACGCAGTCTGCCGGCAGCCCGGCGCCGCTTCCGCGGTTGGGGCTGCCGACGAGTCACCGCCCGTCCCTGTATCCGCTGTCGTAGCCGTCCCTGAACGCCTGGCGGTACTCGATCTTGTACCGTTCCCGGGACCCGAAGCGGTTGCTGTAACCCTCGTCGCCGTTGCGATACTTCTTCTTGCGCAGCGGCTCGTACCGATCGCCGTCGCGGGCGTCGTTGCGGCCGTCGCGGTAGCCATCGTCGAATCCGCGCTGGGCTGCCGGCGAGTAGGCGTACCCGCCGCGCGGCGGTGCCACCACTCCCGGGCGGCGGTAGCTCGGATGACCCGGACGAACGGAGATGCGCACGCGGTCGTAGCCGTCGCCATATCCGCGTGCGAACCCGCGGCGGAACGCGTCGCCGCCGGCCGAGTTGTCGTGGCCCCAGCCCCTCGTTCCTCGGCGGTAGTCGGCATGCAGGCGGAAGTCGGGCCGGCGGCCACTGCGTGCGTCGCGTTCGCCGCTCCGGAGGCCTGACCTGTATCCCTCGTCGAAACTCCGCTGGAACGGTCCGCGTGCGACACCGAACTGCACGGTCGCCATGACAGGCTGTGCCAATGACAGGGCAGGCGTTCCAAGGGTGAGGAGCGAGACGAGCGAGACGACTGGCAGTGTGCGATTCATGGTGTCCCCCTTCCGGCGACACCTACCCATGAATCAAACGTCGTGCCAGTCCGGGTGTCCGCGGTGAAGGACAGCCCGGGCCGCGCGTGTCACTCGGTCCAGACGAGGACGTGCGAATCCTTGTGCGAACGGACGTAGAGCGGCCCGGGGCCCGCGAGCTCGAGGTCGGAGATGGACAAGTGGACCTTGTCGAAGTCGAGCTCGTCGCTCTTGAAGTCCACGCTTCCGTCGGGCGACATGCGCAGGAGCCACATTGGTAGCGACAACCGCACGAGTTTGTGCTCGTGCGTGGAGAACACAAGGATGCGCATGTGAGCGACGGCACCGCCGTGCTTGCTGCGAGCCGCGAGGGCTTTTCGCGAGACGGCCGGGCCAGCCGGCCCGTCTTCGATCAATGGCGGCACGTCCTTGAATCGCGCGAGGACACCGGCGGCCTCGTGTTCGAAGTCGGCGAGCGATGAGGAGGGAGTGACTCGCACCTGCTGACGGACGACGTAGGCACAACTGCCGGCGAGCGCAACCACACCCACAGCCAGCAGGAGCAGTACGCCCACGAGACAGGTGACCCAGCGTCGCTTCGCCATCGGACAGGGAGACGTTATCCGCGACCCGGCCGTTCGGGCAACCGGTCGCCCTGTGACAGGACCGATACCCGGGTTGACCATGCGTCGTAGGTGGGTGGTAAGCCGGACGCTATCTCGATTCGTGGTGAGGACTCTGAGCACATATGGCGGGCCACATACGGAAAAGCACGCTATGCTTGTCGGCGCGAAAACCTATCATCTCTCTCACGGAGTCCAGTACATGGCAAAGTCCCGCAAATCGGCGAAGGCAGCATCCGGCAGCAACGAACTGGTGACGTGGGCGCTCCACGGTCTCGAACAACTGATCGAGAGCACGCGCGAGCGTCTGCGCGAGCTCGAGGCACACGCGCGCAAGCTGCGTGGCGACGGGAAGGCCACCGTGGCCGCATCGGCGGCCGAGTCGACTGCCAAGGCACCGAAGGCTCGCAAGAAGCGCAAGCTCAGCGCCGACGCGCGTCGCCGCATCGCCGAGGCGCAGAAGCGCCGGTGGGCCAAGGTGCGGGCCGCCAAGGGGTAGCCATCATGACGGGCCGCGTGTCACCCTCGACGCGCGGCCTTGAATGCCTTGTGCGCGGCGCGAATCGTTTCCTCCACGTGCCGCCGCGTGTGCGCGCCGCTCAGGAACCACGCCTCGAATTGCGACGGCGGCAGATAGATGCCCTGCGCCAGCATCGCCCGGAAGAACCTGCCGTACGCCCCCGCGTCGGCCATCCGCGCATCGTCGTAGTTCATCACCGGGCGATCGGTGAAGAACACGGTGAGTAGTGACCCCACCCTGTTGATGCTCACGTCGACACCCGCGCGCTGCGCGGCGTCGACCAGTCCTTCCGCTAGCCGTGCGCCCAGGCGTTCGAGCTTCAGATACAACGCGTCGCTCAGGTGCGACAGGGTCCAGAGGCCCGCCGTCATCGCCAGCGGGTTACCCGAGAGTGTGCCTGCCTGATAGACGGGACCGTCCGGTGCCACCTGGCGCATCAGATCCTCGCGTCCGCCGTACGCGCCGACAGGCAGGCCGCCGCCGATGATCTTGCCGAGACAAGTCAGGTCGGGTCGCACGCCGAGCAGGTGCTGCGCGCCACCGCGCGAGGCCCTGAACCCGCTGATCACTTCGTCGAACACGAGCAGCGCCCCTGTGCGATCGCACAGCGCGCGGAGGCCTTCGAGGAAACCGGGCTCCGGCGGCACGAGTCCCATGTTGCCGGCGATCGGCTCGACGAGGACTGCGGCCACGCCGCGCTTCGTTCGCTTGACGATGGCTTCGACAGACGCGAGGTCGTTGTAGCGGGCCGTCAGCGTGA
This genomic window from Acidobacteriota bacterium contains:
- a CDS encoding SDR family oxidoreductase, yielding MSLTNRVALVTGGRRIGQVVAEELARAGADVVLSYRSSRQEAEATASRVRALGARALVVQADVSRPDDCARLADVIASEMGALDILVNMASTYVSRQLESIDEAAWRADIDANLSSAFYVTHAMLPLLGRQRPAHVVHFTDWLPASGRPAYTGYVAYYVAKAGVKALTEALALELAPAGILVNAIAPGPIVAPPDMDAEEIDIVAAATPLQRWGGEMEVARAVLFLVTTAFVTGETVRVDGGRHVR
- a CDS encoding DUF420 domain-containing protein: MAVSDLPALNATLNTLATCFLLAGYVFVKRKQVNAHRACMVGALTMSALFLVSYVIYHANAGSRPFTGTGPIRVVYFSVLISHVILATAIVPLVLVTVSRALSRRFDAHRRIARITWPLWMYVSVTGVVVYLMLYRM
- the cyoE gene encoding protoheme IX farnesyltransferase, translating into MQPEAIAYPVVSSRFADYLQLTKPRLNLLVVFSTGVGYWLGVAGHVSPAVLFHTVVGTALVAGGSGVFNQLYEPDVDALMARTRLRPLPDGRVTPWRAFVFGMVLCTIGLAQLAFGVNLLSAVVAYATLVSYVVWYTPMKRRSSLATVVGAIPGALPPVIGWAAATGTVSREAWLLFAILFLWQMPHFLSLAWLLREEYERAGFPVLPVVEPTGRSTARQTVMYTAALIPVSLAPALTGLAGPLYFAVALVLGVAFLWLAARFARDLHRTTARRLFLGSLIYLPLIWIFMIATRVP
- a CDS encoding M23 family metallopeptidase, yielding MRTLLSIVVGVLIAAALVWFLAGRAAGPTIAVDAPAAVVGVRTPLKVDVFSPGGTLTDLDVSVEQNGQAQSIGTLAAPQGLALTPGADKVTVTGEIGRQSAPALQSGAATIVVRATRPVLFGLREVASTLRKDVQVRLTPPTLSVLSQFHFINQGGAEVVVYQVNPADVESGVRVGETEYAGLPASGAGIANAAPGLRVAFFPFTYDRTPNTPVALWARDEAGNTGQAGLDSRVNVKQFRRSTIPLDDAFLQKVVPAILQATPDLRVDDPNDLLASYLAINRELRRRNNETIRQIGVTKSAKEILWRGPFRQMMNSAVEAGFADDRTYVYQGKSVDRQTHLGFDLASTQHAPILAANRGVVVYAGYLGIYGNCVIVDHGMGLQTLYAHLSSIGVQEGQAVEMNAELGRSGQTGLAGGDHLHFTTVLHGEFVTPVDWWSAQWIEDRVMRKLRAAGAPAAASTPAGAP
- the hemL gene encoding glutamate-1-semialdehyde 2,1-aminomutase, which encodes MSAGKSVRSAQLFARARQVMPGGVNSPVRAFKAVGGTPRFIRRAKGARITDEDGRTYLDYVMSWGPLILGHAPKGLLDALATAARHGTSFGAPTRLEIEMAETVRTLVPSMAVVRFTSSGTEATMSALRVARAATGRDAIVKFAGCYHGHADGFLVEAGSGAITLGVPTSPGVPPAIAALTLTARYNDLASVEAIVKRTKRGVAAVLVEPIAGNMGLVPPEPGFLEGLRALCDRTGALLVFDEVISGFRASRGGAQHLLGVRPDLTCLGKIIGGGLPVGAYGGREDLMRQVAPDGPVYQAGTLSGNPLAMTAGLWTLSHLSDALYLKLERLGARLAEGLVDAAQRAGVDVSINRVGSLLTVFFTDRPVMNYDDARMADAGAYGRFFRAMLAQGIYLPPSQFEAWFLSGAHTRRHVEETIRAAHKAFKAARRG